The nucleotide sequence CCGACGCCGTCGACGGAGTTCCACAACTTCGCGTCACACAGCCAGGCACAGCGCGAATCGTTCAAGCCGACATCTTTTACTCGTTGTCGAACAACTGGCCCATGTCGCGGTTCTGGCGAACGGCCGCGCCGGTGCGTCGCGACGGCGAGGCCTTTGTTGCGGCCGCCCCTTTTGTCGCGGCGGATGATGTCCTGTACGCGTTTGCCAACGTCACGTACGAATCAGGCATCCGGCAAAGCGCGCGATCGATCGCGCGTCCGGTCGCCGATCTTGTCGGCATGCGACCGACGCTGACGCGATCAACGATGATCGACGATATGGAAACGTCGACCGATTGGAATTGGGTGCCGGCTTACACCGATCCCAACCAAGGGGATACGGCGTTCTTCGAGCCGTGGCGCGGCACGGGCGACGAACGCGGCTTCACACTCGACCGCACAATGTTTCCGCACAACCGGCCGATGTCGTTCTACTTCGGCACGCGTAAAATCGGCGACCCGCAGTTTCGCGTTCAGCGAGTGACGGCGATCTCGATCGATTGCCTGACCGAGGCGCTGCCCGAAAAGCTGACCGTCCGGTTAAAGCATCGGTTGCCCGGCGAATATTCACAGGAATATAGCGCCGAGATTTTGCCCGGCCTCGCTGACGAAGCCAAAGGCCCGGAACCTCAGCCGGCCGATTCACGCTGGCGCACAATTCGCATGACGCGCGAGCAATTCAAAAACCCGCAAGAAATCGCGCTGCCGGATTGGGAGCATGTCGAGTACTTCATCCTACAAGGCCAGAATCCGGCCAACCACCCGCCAGTCTTCAAGCGGCTGCGTTGGGAATAGTTTACGTCGGACCAGCACCTCAGCACGCAATAAGGACTACGCCCACCGCCAGTTGCGGATTTCTGGCATGTCTTCGCCGTACGTGCGGATGTAGTGCTTGTGGTCGATCAGTTTGTCGCGGCAGAATTGCTTGACGTAGGCGCCCTTGTCGCCCAGTCGCGGCAGGCGATCGATCGCATCCATCACCAGGTGAAAGCGGTCCAGCTCATTCAGCACCGTCATGTCAAATGGCGTGGTAATGGTGCCTTCTTCCTTGTAGCCACGAACGTGCATGTTGTCGTGGTTCGTGCGGCGGTATGTTAGCCGGTGAATCAACCACGGATAACCGTGATAGGCAAAGATCACCGGCTTGTCGCGCGTGAAAAAGGAATCGAAGTCCTTGTCGCACAGCCCATGCGGATGCTCGCTCGACGGTTGCAGCTTCATCAGGTCGACGACGTTGACCATGCGAATCTTCAATTCCGGCACGTGCTCGCGCAGCAGCTTGATTGCCGCGAGAGTCTCCAAGGTCGGCACGTCGCCGGCCGCGGCCATGACCAGGTCCGGATCGCCGCCAGCGTCGTTACTGGCAAAATCCCAGATGCTGACGCCGCCCGTACAATGCTTCACCGCCTGATCCATCGTCAGCCATTGCGGCGCGGGATGCTTGCCGGCCACGACGATGTTCACGTATTGCCGGCTTTTCAAGCAGTGATCCGCCACCGAGAGCAGGCAATTCGCGTCCGGCGGCAAATAGACGCGCACCACTTCGGCCTTCTTGTTCATCGCCACGTCGATGAAGCCGGGATCCTGGTGCGTGAAGCCGTTATGGTCTTGCCGCCAGACGTGCGAGGCCAGCAGGATATTCAGCGACGCGATCGGCCGCCGCCAGGGAATGTGATTTGTGACGTTCAGCCACTTCGCGTGTTGGTTGAACATCGAGTCGATGATGTGGATGAACGCCTCGTACGAGTTGAAGATGCCGTGCCGGCCCGTAAGTAGATAACCTTCGAGCCATCCTTCGCATTGATGCTCGCTGAGGATTTCCACCACGCGGCCATCGCGGGCCAAATGGTCGTCACCGGGGATCGTCTCGGCGTCCCATTGCCGCTGGGTGACTTGAAACACGTCCCCCAGCCGGTTCGACATCGTTTCGTCGGGCCCGAAAATGCGGAAGTTCCGCATGCTGGCATTCTGTTTGATTACATCACGCAGAAAACCGCCCAGCACGTGCGTATCTTCGGCGTCAACGGCGCCGGGCGCCGTTACCTTGACGCCGTAGGTTTCGAAGTCAGGGAGGGTCAGATCTTTCAACAGCAGTCCGCCGTTGGCGTGCGGATTGGAACCCATGCGGCGCTCGCCCTGCGGCGCAAGGTCCGCCGCTTCGGCGACCAACCGCCCCGCGTCATCGAACAATTCCTTGGGCCGATAGCTGCGCATCCACTCTTCGAGTTGTCGCAGGTGCTGTGGGTTGTTCCGCGGATTGGAAAGCGGGACCTGGTGCGCGCGGAAGGTTCCCTCGACAGGCAGACCGTCAACCACTTTCGGCCCAGTCCATCCCTTGGGCGTTTCGAGCACTATCATCGGCCAGCGGGGGCGCGTCGCATCTGAGTTGGTTCGCGCCGCATGCTGAATCGCGGCGATGTCATCGAAGATCTTGTCGAGCGTCACGGCCATTAGCTCGTGCATCTTGGTCGGGTCGGCGCCGGCCACGAAGTAAGGCTCGTAACCGTAGCCCCGCATGAGCTGTTCGAGCTCTTCGCGGCCGATGCGCGCGAGCACGGTCGGATTCGAAATCTTGTAGCCGTTCAGGTGCAGAATCGGCAGCACAACGCCGTCGCTGATTGGGTTCAAGAATTTGTTGCCGTGCCAGCCCGTGGCCAGCGGGCCGGTTTCGGCCTCGCCGTCGCCGATGACGCAGGCCACGACCAGGTTCGGATTATCGAACACCGCTCCAAAGGCATGGCTCAGGCTGTAGCCCAACTCGCCCCCTTCGTGGATCGACCCCGGTGTCTCGGGCGCAACGTGGCTGGGAATTCCGCCGGGGAAGGAGAACTGCTTGAATAACTTTTGCATTCCCTCTTCGTCACGGGTGATGTGTGAATACAGCTCGCTATAGGTCCCTTCGAGATAGGTATTGGCCACCAGCGCCGGCCCACCATGCCCAGGGCCGGAAATGTAAAGCATGTCCAGATCGCGATCCTTGATAATCCGGTTCAGATGGACGTAGACAAAGTTCTGTCCCGGCGTCGTTCCCCAGTGCCCGAGCAATCGCGGCTTCACGTGCTCGGGCTTGAGCGGCTCTTTGAGCAGCGGATTCTGATAGAGATAAATCTGCCCGACCGACAGATAATTCGCCGCCCGCCAATACATGTCGATGCGCCGCAGCAAATCGGGCGTCAGCGAACGAGCGGCGGAAGTGCCGCTCGCAGGTGCGACGGGCTTCTTCGCGCTAGCAAGGCTCGGCGGTGTCTGTTCGATCGAGGGGGAGGACATAGTTGGTAGTTCCTTTACCGAAAAGTGATGCGAGATCCGCCGCATTTCAGCCGCCGTCATCTGCGGCGACCAGCCGCTGTACCTCTCGCGAGATCATCGATTCTTCGTCCGTGTGGATCACCCACACCTGGCACGATGCGTTCTGTGCAGAAATCATTCCCAGGGCGTGGGCATTGCGCTGCGCATCGAGTCGAATGCCAAGATGGTCGAGCGATTGGCAAATCTCGGCACGCACCTCGACCGAATTTTCGCCGATCCCGCCCGCAAATACCAGCACGTCGATACCGCCGAGGGCGGCCGTGAGCGCGCCAATCCATTTTCGCGCTTGATAGCAAAAAATTGTTAGGGCATCGCGAGCGCGCGGATCTGACACACGTTTTGCGACCAGATCGCGCACATCGGCGCTCGTCTCGGACAGGCCTAACAGGCCCGAACGCCGATTTACAAGTTCGTCCAGCGCGTCAGCTTTCATTCCTTGCCGCATCAAGTGGACCATTACACCCGGGTCCAGATCGCCAGTGCGCGTTCCCATCACCAGGCCCGCCGTGGGCGTAAAGGCCATCGTCGTATCGATGCAGCGGCCGTTTTGCACGGCGGCCATGCTCGCGCCGCTCCCCAAGTGCGCTAGTACAATTCGCCCTGCAGCGACCTTTGGCCCGGCCAGGCGTGCCAATTCCTGCATCAGGTAGGTGTACGACAGGCCGTGGAAACCGAAACGGCGGATTCCCTCTTGTTCGTAGTGGAGCGGTATCGGCAGTAGCCGCGCCTGGCGCGGCAGATCACGGTGAAAGGCCGTATCGAAGCAGGCGATTTGCGGGACCTTCGGCAATCGTCGCTGGCAGGCCTCGACCAGTGCAATCTCGCCCGGCAAGTGCTCGGGATCCAGCGGAGCCAGGCGGCGCAGTTCGTCGAGCATTGTCGCGGTGATCGGCTGCGATTCGGTGAAGTTCGCCCCGCCGTGAACGATGCGATGCCCGACACCACGCACATTTGCCAGCCCGCTTCGCTTGTCGAGAAGGTCAAACAGCGAGTTTGCGGCCGCGGCTAGGCCGCCGGCCTGAACCGGTTGTGGATCGGCAGCCGTCCCATCCGCCTCGCGCGTGACGAGCGTGCTGCCAGCTTGTCCGATGCGCTCGATGCGTCCTGAAAATATTCGCGTGGGCGGAACGCCTGGTGCGAACACGGCAAACTTCAAACTCGACGAACCGCCGTTAAGCGTCAGGATCGAATCGTGCATCGAAAAAAGGCACCTGGCTAGCGGCAATCAAAGAAACCGCCGTCAGTATACAAAAGTGCGGCCGCGCCGCCGACTTCCGAAAGGCGTTCTCATGCAGATGCGCCTCGGTATGCACTGAGGCTAAATCCGCATAAACGGATCGAAGATAGCGATGTTAGTCGTGACAATGCGATCACGCAGCGTCTGGCGTAGCTACCGTGGGCGCGAAAAGCTCGCGTGATTCGAGTTCGGTGACCTTGTGCTTTAGGCAAAGGTTTTCCAGGCGGCTGGTTAGTCGCTCGCCCACCTGCGAGAAGTAGCGGCGGATTCGGCCGCGCTCGATCGCTGAAGCATTCACAAATGCTGCCAGCTCATCGGGAATCTCGTTCCCTACGGCCACGACCCCCAGCCCGTATTGATGATCGAAAGCGAACGTTGGATAGCTGGCCTCGATCTCGTCCCACAGTTGCCAGACGCCAAAGCCCGGCAGTCGGGCGCGAATGTCATGCATCAGCACGACGCCCCGGTTGCTCATCTTGGGTCGCCAGGTGTCGAAATCTTCCTTAACAGCCTCGTACGAATGAAAGCCGTCGATGTGCAACAAATCAATCGTGCCGTCACCGAAACGATTCACGGCGTCGCGGAATTTGCTTTGCACCAGGTAAGAAAAGTGGGCGTAAAGCGGATCGTGATGCTGCTTCAAATCGTTCAGCACGGCGAGGTCCATGAAGCCGGCATGCTCGTCCCCCTCCCACGTATCAACACCGTAGACGCGCGTGTCGAGCCCTAATTGATCGACGGCTTGGCAGAATGAACAGTACGAAACGCCCAAATGCACGCCCAGCTCGACGAGCAGCTTCGGCTTCGTCATCTCGACAACGGCCAAACCGAAGGGCACATGCTCGATCCAGGCCGAGTGAACCAGCCGATGCGGAGAAGCGAGCGATACAGGATAGTCGAGCGGGTTAAACATGGTCGCGATTCCCTAACGGTGTGACACACTTACTCGCGGGTAGAATTCAGAACACGTTTTTCGATGTCGTTCGCTTTGGCAGATGTACCTTCAGCAAAAGCCCAGCCGCAATCCCATCTCGCGCGCTGCCCGCACGAACGTCGCCCGCAGGCCGCGGTCGCGCAGATATTTCACGGCCCGCTGCACAAAGTTGACCGGTGCGGCGTGCGCCCGTTGTTCGCTCCGGATAGTCGCCGCGGTTCGCTCGTCCATTCGCGCGAGCATCGCCGCCTGCTTTTCCTTGGCGATCTGGTAGTACGTCGCGAACTTTCTCGTACGCGCAAACTGGTCCGATGAGCTCGCCGGCACACGATAGCCGGACGTTGTCTTATTGACGAACGCAAACTCAGCGTCGATCGAGTATCGCGTCCACAGGTTCCAGTCTTCGAGTATTTCGAGTGATTCGTCGAGGCCACCGTGACGCTCGTACAATCGGCGATCGAACAAGATCGACTGAATCGGGATGTAGTTCCGTTCCCATAGCAGCCCACGGTAGAACGGTTGTCGGTAAATCGTGCGGCGTGTTACTTCTTCGTACGCGAGCGGTTCCACCGATCGGACCGCCGTGGCGATTTCCCAGGCGGCCGAATACGCGGCGCTGCAATTCAGTGTGGCTGCTAGTTGCGCGACGAGCGTCTCGACATGGTCGGCAAAGAAGTAATCGTCATCATCCAGAAAACCCAGGTATTCGCCCCGTGCTTGCGACAGCCCCTCGTTTCCCGCCCGGCACCGTCCCCCTTTGGGAATCGTGAAGTAGTGGATTGCAAACGAAGTTTTCGACGCACACTGGCGTAGCAATTCCTCGGCAAAGCGAGTTTCGCCGTCCTCGACGACGATCACCTCGATGTGCGGATATGTTTGATTGCTCACACTTTGCACGGCTTCGCGCAAGAAGCCGAGTCGGCCGGCGTAGGTGCGAATCACGATTGAAACGAGCGGCCAAGTCGTGCGCGAGGTTTTTTCTGCGGCCGGCACGCTGCGGTCGCGGCTGATTTCATAACCGACGCCACGGAAAGCGAATTTGGTTTTCGACGTTTGGCGACTGCGCCAGAAAGCCGGCGCCTGCCACACGAACTGCGGTAAAAGCTTGAACAGCCCCCAAGCGTAGCTAGGCCGGTACAGCACGATCCACCACCGCGTGAGGTAAACGAGCGGAATACTTATTTGCTCGCGCCATCCCCCGAATCGCAATCGCAAAAGTAGATTCGCCAGTGAAATGCCCAGGAATTCGGTCGCGCGCGGCTCATGGGGCGTGGCGCCGTAATGCCAGCAGACGGCCCGAGGACAATAGAGCAATCGGTGCCCGTGGTCTCGTAGTCGGTATGACAGGTCGACATCTTCACCGTACATGAACAGCTTCTCGTCGTAGCCACCGACATGCTTGAGAGCCGCGGTTCGCAACAAGACGCACGCGCTCGATGACCAAGCCGTCTCGAGCGTGACAGGGTTGTAATACTTTGGATGCTCGAAAGGCTTTTGCCGGCATTCCCAGCTCGCCACATCGACGGGACTCGTCACGGCAGAGGCCACGAGTTGGGTGAGCGTATCGTGCTCGAACTCGAGGTCCACATTCGTCACCAGGAAATAAGGGGCCGCGGCCGACCGCAGATTCACGTTATGCCCGGCGCCGAAGCCACGATTCGATTGCTGCACGACAATCACGTCGGCGAACCTAGCCCCATGGGCTTCGGCGAACGATTGCAATTGCTCGTACGTGCCATCGAGCGAACCATTGTCGACCGCCAGGATGCGGATGCTGTTCGTCGGATAGCCCTGGGCCAGCAGGCTCTCAAAAAACTTGGGCAACCAGCCGCTCGAGTTGTACGTTACGAGCGAAACGTCTAACACCGGCCACGAATGTTCTGACGTGCAGTGATTGCCAAGCGGCAGCGCAACTGTTCTGTGGCTGCACTCGATTGCGTTTACCGACGCACTAACGACTACGCCTGGCGTTTCGTGCCTTTCCAAATTGTCAGATGTCGGCTGCATAAATCCGTTCCGCTTAGGCGGCAACGCAAGCCATCGCGGCGGTCGGCGGCGCGTAGTGGCAATTGCTGCGCACTTGTTCGACGAATCGCGGCCAGTTGCGATACGCTGCGATGTACTCCGGTCCCAAGCGGCGCAGTTCTGCGACGCGCTCACGATTCTGGCATAGCTCGCCTAGCACACGCGCGTATTCGTCCACGGCGTCCGTCCGGCCCACGAGGTAACCATTCTGCGCCGAGATCAACTCCGAAATACCACCAACGTCAGGAGCCACGCAAGCTAGACCAGCTCCCATCGCTTCCAGCAACACATTCGGCAGCCCATCCCAGGCGGTCGTATAGAGGAGCGCATCGAATCGTTCGGTAGGCAGCGAGGAAAACCCGTCGTACTCGCCGTGATAGGTGACGTTCACACAAGCCCGCAACTGCGCGGAATAGCGATTCGCCTCTAAGGCCGGCGCACCGTACACGTGGAAATGAACAGGCAACGTGCGACAAGCCTCGATGACCTTTAACAACACGTCGGGACGCTTTTGCCGATCGAGTCGGCTGGCCCACAGCACGTGCAGGCGAGCATCGTTCTCGGACCGTCGCGGGCGGACGGTGACGCGCGTCGGGAAGTCCAGCACTTGAAACCGCGCGCGGTCGAAATCGTATTTCTCAACCAACTCGTCGACAAACCGCGAGTGGTCGCAGAACACGTTCGTCAGATGCGGAAAAATATCGAACAGGTATTCGTACGCGTACCCTGCGTAACCGTCGACCGAATAATCGGGGCACCACATCGAAGCGAACAGCCGGCTCGCCGAACTGAGTGCCTTGCCGTGTCGGGCGAACAGCTTCAGGCCGAGCGCCGAATTGATGCAATGCACATGGCTGGGGCTGCGCTGCACGAGCAATCGCGCGAGCAAGGTCAACTGAGCCTCGTCCGGTAGATGCGCAGCCAGCTTACCGAGTTCGAGTACGTCGGTCCGCGGAGGCAATTCCGCGAGCCACGGAGAATCACACGCCTCGGTCGTGACACACAACTGACGATCGCAACCTAACTCGGCCAACGCACGCATCTGGTGCAGGACGACCAGGTCCGAGCCGCCGCGTTTCAACCACGGTAGTAAGAAAACATGAGTCCGATCCCTCTGCCAGGCTGCGGCCGCTTGCGAATAAACGCCTGCAATCGTCGAAGCCGACGGTCGCACGCGCGGAATTTGCGCACCGTGATCCGACGTGGGAAGTAGCGCCGGTTCAATGTCGTGCAGCGTGCGCCATTCGTTGACCAACCACTCTGGAAGTGCCTCGCTGCGGCCAGCCGGCGCGGCGATCGCCTGCCGGGCGTCCTTCAACACCTGAAGGGCCGAAGATACACGGCGAGCCATATCGCGCAGCCGGGGCCGGTCTTGCAGTTGAGCACGTACACTGGTTCGCACTGATCGCGCAATTTGATTAAGAATCGATTGCCGCGGCGTCCTCAGGACGTTAGCCGATTGCGGTTGGCTCACCTCGCACTGATCGAAGAGCCGTGTCGGCGGCAGCAGAGCGTCGGCGCTACGTGCGTCATGGGTGGCGGCAAGTTGCTCGCGAACGAAATCTACAGTGCCTGGCACCACATGATGGGTTCCTCCGGCGGCGATCGCTTCGCAATTCCAATGCCAGGCGGTGTGCCCCCACCCGCCGCCGGACTTTGACGATGCGAAAGGCACTTCACACGCGAATTCTCGAGTGACGAAGGTGTGCCCACTCCAACAGTCGGATTCGAGCAGATTCGAAGCGCTGGTTGCAGCGTTGCCATACCCAACGTTTTCGAAGATTCGAGGCTGCCTGCCAAAGTGGAAGCACAGCTCGGGGTGAAATACCGCGCGGCGATCGTCGATCGTGAGCGCCTGCTGGAATGCCGCCAGAAGCCAGTTGCCCGAGATCAAATCCGCGGAGTTCAGTAAAGTCACATACCGCCCATGTGCGCGTCCAATGGCGTGTTGTCGCGCCTGACCTTCATCCTGAAAGTTGACGCAGAGGATTTGCGCGAATTGGGACGCGTGACTATCGAAATAAGCCTGAGTCTCCGGGGTCGGTGTATCGAGAACTGCGACCACTTCAACGGGCACCTGCGCCTGGGCCACTTCGGCAGCGCGCAGCACACTGCGAATCGCGCGGTGCGCCAGGTTGCCTTCGGCATGCGCGGTGATGATCACCGATATGCCGTCGTTGAACTGCGTCATGGTCGCGTCCCCCCATCACCGCGCGCCCGCACGGCTACGCCCCGCGCCCGAGCAATCGCCTGGCAACCCTGCGCAGCACTGCGGGCCCCTTGCCATGTACATGATGGACGGCATGCCCGGCTTCGAAGTTCTCGAACTCATCGCGCCCGGCGAACGCCTCGCGATTGACGATCGATTGCTTGCAGACGATCGCGGCGCCACAATTATTCAACCAGTAGGGCCACTCAAAAAAGATCGGCACCAGTTCCGGAGCCCGGCCGCAGGCCTCGACGATCGCCCGCCGCACTCCTCCCTGCTTCTTCGTGTCGTACGATTGCGCGTACAGTGATGTATCGTGAAAGATCATCAGCCCGTCATCGCGCAGCAGCTTCGTGAAATATTGGATCTCGCCGAATACGGCGTCGAAGTCGTGGCAGGCGTCGACGTAAATAATTTCGAACGGCGCCGCCTGCGCAAGCTGCTGCCGCACCGGCTCCTCGTAGCTGAAACCCTTGATGCAAGTGACTTGCTTTTCGAGGCCCGCCCGCTTGACGTAGCCAGTCGCCTTATCGTGGCATTCGTTGGTCGGCTCGACCGTGTACAGGTGGCCGAAATCATTCAGCCGTAACGCCTCGCCAATCACGACCGACGCTGACCCAATGTGCGTCCCCAACTCCAGGATCGAATCGGGTTTAAACGACAGCGTCAGGCTGAACAGCATGTTGCGAATGCCCGCGTCCGAATGCCCGGGCGCGTGCGGATCGCTCTCCATGGCTCGCAACGTTTCGAGATAGGCCGCTGAAAAATCAAGCGGCTGGTAAACCGAGTGCAGCGACCAGCGCGACGGTGGGTAGAGCGTGGGATCCTTCGGCAGAGCCATGAGATATCTTCCTTGAAATGGGATCGCGCCGGCGAGCGGATGTTTCGCTTAGCGTGCGGGCGCTAGGCGACTTTGGCCAGCTCCGGCATGTGAGATCGATCGTCGTAAATAATTGTCGTGCCGGCATCGTCGAATTCGACTTCGCATTCATCCAGTTCGCTCAGCGCGCGACGCAGGCGTTCGTGTTCCGACTCGGGCGAGTAGAACAGCAAGAAACCGCCCTGCCCCGCTCCCAGCAGCTTGCCGCCAACCGCGCCGTTGGCTAGCCCCAGGTTGTAGTAGTGGTCGATCCGTTCATTGCAGATCGTGCGGGCCATTTCTTTCTTGTACATCCAGCCGTCATGCAAGATCTGCCCGACGGCGTCGACGTTGCCGTGGCTGACGGCGCCGCGCAGTTCTTCGGCCAGGTTAACCATGCGTTTGACGTTCGCGATCACTTGCGAATTCGCCGCCAGGTTTTTCTGCTGCTCAACGAGCACGCTATTGGCTGATCGCGACTCGCCCAGGTAATACATCCGCAGCCGCGACTGCAATCGGGCCCGGGTGACGCCATCGAGAAAGATGGGCTGCACCTCGACATGCCCATCCGGTCGAAAGCGAAAGTAGTTCATGCCGCCGAACGTCGCGGCGTATTGATCCTGCTTGCCGATCGGCGAGCCCAGCCGATCGATTTCAACGTGGCAGGCTTCTTCGGCGATGTCGCGCCGGTAAATGATCTGGTTTGTGTAAGCATTGCACAAATTGATCAAGCCGACCGTAAACGCCGAAGATCCTCCGAGGCCAGTGCCTGTGGGGACGTCGGCGCTCGAATTGAAATCAACACCATTGATGCCGTATTGACTGAAG is from Pirellulales bacterium and encodes:
- a CDS encoding phosphoketolase family protein, with product MSSPSIEQTPPSLASAKKPVAPASGTSAARSLTPDLLRRIDMYWRAANYLSVGQIYLYQNPLLKEPLKPEHVKPRLLGHWGTTPGQNFVYVHLNRIIKDRDLDMLYISGPGHGGPALVANTYLEGTYSELYSHITRDEEGMQKLFKQFSFPGGIPSHVAPETPGSIHEGGELGYSLSHAFGAVFDNPNLVVACVIGDGEAETGPLATGWHGNKFLNPISDGVVLPILHLNGYKISNPTVLARIGREELEQLMRGYGYEPYFVAGADPTKMHELMAVTLDKIFDDIAAIQHAARTNSDATRPRWPMIVLETPKGWTGPKVVDGLPVEGTFRAHQVPLSNPRNNPQHLRQLEEWMRSYRPKELFDDAGRLVAEAADLAPQGERRMGSNPHANGGLLLKDLTLPDFETYGVKVTAPGAVDAEDTHVLGGFLRDVIKQNASMRNFRIFGPDETMSNRLGDVFQVTQRQWDAETIPGDDHLARDGRVVEILSEHQCEGWLEGYLLTGRHGIFNSYEAFIHIIDSMFNQHAKWLNVTNHIPWRRPIASLNILLASHVWRQDHNGFTHQDPGFIDVAMNKKAEVVRVYLPPDANCLLSVADHCLKSRQYVNIVVAGKHPAPQWLTMDQAVKHCTGGVSIWDFASNDAGGDPDLVMAAAGDVPTLETLAAIKLLREHVPELKIRMVNVVDLMKLQPSSEHPHGLCDKDFDSFFTRDKPVIFAYHGYPWLIHRLTYRRTNHDNMHVRGYKEEGTITTPFDMTVLNELDRFHLVMDAIDRLPRLGDKGAYVKQFCRDKLIDHKHYIRTYGEDMPEIRNWRWA
- a CDS encoding acetate/propionate family kinase translates to MHDSILTLNGGSSSLKFAVFAPGVPPTRIFSGRIERIGQAGSTLVTREADGTAADPQPVQAGGLAAAANSLFDLLDKRSGLANVRGVGHRIVHGGANFTESQPITATMLDELRRLAPLDPEHLPGEIALVEACQRRLPKVPQIACFDTAFHRDLPRQARLLPIPLHYEQEGIRRFGFHGLSYTYLMQELARLAGPKVAAGRIVLAHLGSGASMAAVQNGRCIDTTMAFTPTAGLVMGTRTGDLDPGVMVHLMRQGMKADALDELVNRRSGLLGLSETSADVRDLVAKRVSDPRARDALTIFCYQARKWIGALTAALGGIDVLVFAGGIGENSVEVRAEICQSLDHLGIRLDAQRNAHALGMISAQNASCQVWVIHTDEESMISREVQRLVAADDGG
- a CDS encoding class I SAM-dependent methyltransferase; this translates as MFNPLDYPVSLASPHRLVHSAWIEHVPFGLAVVEMTKPKLLVELGVHLGVSYCSFCQAVDQLGLDTRVYGVDTWEGDEHAGFMDLAVLNDLKQHHDPLYAHFSYLVQSKFRDAVNRFGDGTIDLLHIDGFHSYEAVKEDFDTWRPKMSNRGVVLMHDIRARLPGFGVWQLWDEIEASYPTFAFDHQYGLGVVAVGNEIPDELAAFVNASAIERGRIRRYFSQVGERLTSRLENLCLKHKVTELESRELFAPTVATPDAA
- a CDS encoding glycosyltransferase family 2 protein, which codes for MQPTSDNLERHETPGVVVSASVNAIECSHRTVALPLGNHCTSEHSWPVLDVSLVTYNSSGWLPKFFESLLAQGYPTNSIRILAVDNGSLDGTYEQLQSFAEAHGARFADVIVVQQSNRGFGAGHNVNLRSAAAPYFLVTNVDLEFEHDTLTQLVASAVTSPVDVASWECRQKPFEHPKYYNPVTLETAWSSSACVLLRTAALKHVGGYDEKLFMYGEDVDLSYRLRDHGHRLLYCPRAVCWHYGATPHEPRATEFLGISLANLLLRLRFGGWREQISIPLVYLTRWWIVLYRPSYAWGLFKLLPQFVWQAPAFWRSRQTSKTKFAFRGVGYEISRDRSVPAAEKTSRTTWPLVSIVIRTYAGRLGFLREAVQSVSNQTYPHIEVIVVEDGETRFAEELLRQCASKTSFAIHYFTIPKGGRCRAGNEGLSQARGEYLGFLDDDDYFFADHVETLVAQLAATLNCSAAYSAAWEIATAVRSVEPLAYEEVTRRTIYRQPFYRGLLWERNYIPIQSILFDRRLYERHGGLDESLEILEDWNLWTRYSIDAEFAFVNKTTSGYRVPASSSDQFARTRKFATYYQIAKEKQAAMLARMDERTAATIRSEQRAHAAPVNFVQRAVKYLRDRGLRATFVRAAREMGLRLGFC
- a CDS encoding glycosyltransferase, with amino-acid sequence MTQFNDGISVIITAHAEGNLAHRAIRSVLRAAEVAQAQVPVEVVAVLDTPTPETQAYFDSHASQFAQILCVNFQDEGQARQHAIGRAHGRYVTLLNSADLISGNWLLAAFQQALTIDDRRAVFHPELCFHFGRQPRIFENVGYGNAATSASNLLESDCWSGHTFVTREFACEVPFASSKSGGGWGHTAWHWNCEAIAAGGTHHVVPGTVDFVREQLAATHDARSADALLPPTRLFDQCEVSQPQSANVLRTPRQSILNQIARSVRTSVRAQLQDRPRLRDMARRVSSALQVLKDARQAIAAPAGRSEALPEWLVNEWRTLHDIEPALLPTSDHGAQIPRVRPSASTIAGVYSQAAAAWQRDRTHVFLLPWLKRGGSDLVVLHQMRALAELGCDRQLCVTTEACDSPWLAELPPRTDVLELGKLAAHLPDEAQLTLLARLLVQRSPSHVHCINSALGLKLFARHGKALSSASRLFASMWCPDYSVDGYAGYAYEYLFDIFPHLTNVFCDHSRFVDELVEKYDFDRARFQVLDFPTRVTVRPRRSENDARLHVLWASRLDRQKRPDVLLKVIEACRTLPVHFHVYGAPALEANRYSAQLRACVNVTYHGEYDGFSSLPTERFDALLYTTAWDGLPNVLLEAMGAGLACVAPDVGGISELISAQNGYLVGRTDAVDEYARVLGELCQNRERVAELRRLGPEYIAAYRNWPRFVEQVRSNCHYAPPTAAMACVAA
- a CDS encoding class I SAM-dependent methyltransferase gives rise to the protein MALPKDPTLYPPSRWSLHSVYQPLDFSAAYLETLRAMESDPHAPGHSDAGIRNMLFSLTLSFKPDSILELGTHIGSASVVIGEALRLNDFGHLYTVEPTNECHDKATGYVKRAGLEKQVTCIKGFSYEEPVRQQLAQAAPFEIIYVDACHDFDAVFGEIQYFTKLLRDDGLMIFHDTSLYAQSYDTKKQGGVRRAIVEACGRAPELVPIFFEWPYWLNNCGAAIVCKQSIVNREAFAGRDEFENFEAGHAVHHVHGKGPAVLRRVARRLLGRGA
- a CDS encoding GHMP kinase produces the protein MIISRTPLRISFAGGGSDFKEFYAEHGGAVLSVAIRKFVYLSLHPMFHREKIFLKYSESELVDSVSAIRHRIIREIFSQYGINGVDFNSSADVPTGTGLGGSSAFTVGLINLCNAYTNQIIYRRDIAEEACHVEIDRLGSPIGKQDQYAATFGGMNYFRFRPDGHVEVQPIFLDGVTRARLQSRLRMYYLGESRSANSVLVEQQKNLAANSQVIANVKRMVNLAEELRGAVSHGNVDAVGQILHDGWMYKKEMARTICNERIDHYYNLGLANGAVGGKLLGAGQGGFLLFYSPESEHERLRRALSELDECEVEFDDAGTTIIYDDRSHMPELAKVA